The sequence AGTTGTGTGAACAGTTGCGACAAGATGGCCATATCCACCGCGTAGGTGCCCGGCTTCTTCTCGCGAACCGGCACCCGGCCTCGCCAATAACAGAACGTGCCTTCCGGTGGGCCCTGCCAGACATCGACGGCATAATCGCGGCGTTCAAACCCGCTCGCCGTCTCGAGCAACACCGCGTAATAGGCCTCACCCTCGGCCAGCACCCGATCCGACGCCGCGCACCTGCCCGTCGTCCGTGATACTTCCCAATCCTCGACCATCGATCCTGCTCGTGCCTACCTGTGACCGTGATACCACCCGGCCGCCAGAGACAAAGGTACACGATCCGCGGCAAGGCGTAAATGCGGGAGGGTCCGCGCCCACAAGCCGGAATCCGGGACCAGCGAACGGAAATCATCGAACCGGCAACTTGGCCCGGGGCGGTACCATGGGGCTCAGGGGTTGGGATACCTCGCCGCCGCAGTGCCTCTCTGGACAAACATAAGGCAGACCGCCTTTTTGCGGGCCGCAACCCAAGTGCTCTGCGATCGAGAAACATGCGCGCAAGCCGCACCCCTCTCTGGCCGTAAGGTTGTAAAGCAGATCACCAGCCATGCCGGTCACGGCTGGGCGGCAACCTGAATCTGATGCTTGAGGATGCTCGGATGGCGAATGGCCGTGGCGACAGAGGGCCGCCAGGTTCTCAGGCTGCCACCGTGGGCATACCTTCGTCAGAAGCTTCAATCCTTGCGCCGCATGAGGAGCCGATGCCTCCGGCACCGGGGTCGTTGTACCGAGTTCCTCATCCACCAACGAACCCTCGATCAGGCAATCCATCGCCATCACCTTGGCGCTGCCCGGGCTTCATCTCGGGTCTTCGGTCAACTCCGATACCATTTGCTCGTAAGCCTTTCTGACGAGGCTGGCTTCCAGGCCGTTCGCGGCACTGGCATGCGAGGATGACCATTTCATGCTGGTGGTATCGGCTTCAAGGGCCTTCGCCAGACGCTTCATTTCAGGCAGCAGGGTCTTGGCCTTGTCTCGACGGCCGGCCTGAACAAGCCGGCGGGCCCGGACAAGCGCGTCGAAGAAGTGCAACGTGTCAGCAGCGTAACGGATGGGGCCGGCATCCTCCATGATTCGCGACCGCACGCGCTCCGGCCACTGCTGCGACTGCACTTCCTCCATCAGCTTCACACATTTGTCGATGGATGCGACCATCTCGACCAGATCGGGCCCGTCGTCGGCGTCAAAACGCGCGGCCTCATGCTTGAGGTGACGTGTCGGGAAGAGCTCCTTGTTATCACGGTTGAGCCGGTCGACCAGATGGTATTTCAGCGGCGTGGCGTTACACAAAGCGGTGTCGAGTATGCCGTACAGTTCTCGCAGCTTTCCGGCAGCCGGACCATACCGGTGGGCGAAGTAGTCATCGAGCAGGGCCTTGCTGTCGAGCTTCGGATCCCACAGCATGCGGGCGAACTGCCAGTTGGTCAGAGTCCTGGTGCCCCAATCCCTGGTCGTGCAGTGCATGTAGTGCATGTGCCGGGCGCCTTGCTCGAAGTAATAAGGGATGTCCACAGACATGGTCCGCTCGAAGACGATTGGCAGGCACTTGTATCGGCTCACATTATAGTATTCGCCGATGAAGATCTGCCCGCGGTAATGGCGGTCCGGATTGACGAACCAGTTGATGAAGTGGTTCATGTAGCTGCGGTTGAACTCGGTGCAGGCCGGATCGTCGAAGCGGTGGACATAGCAGCGCCGGATGGGGAAGAACGTCGCGATGCAGTTCTCGTAGTCGAAGTCGTCCGGCAGCGGCCGGGTCGGTGGTTCGATGACGTCGGAGTATGCAAGGAAGTAGATGCGGATGTTGCGGTGCAGGCGGTTTTCCTGGGTCGCCCGTTCTGTCTCCTGTCGCAGCCGGTGCACCAGCAGTAGATTGCGATCCGTCGGGGTGCCGAGGGTCTTGCATGAGTCGCATTGGCACCATTTGCCGGCGTCGAGCGTCCAGAAGTTGATGCTGTCGGCGTCCTTCCACTCGCCGTCTATCAAGTCTTTCACGAGGTTCTTGAAAAACTCGTCGCATGCGTGGTGATTGGAGGTGCAGAAGTTGTCGCCGAAATCGTCCCGGATGCGAAAGCTCCGCTTGCCGCCGATGAAGCCGTACCATTCGGGGTGGGCCTCGCTGTAGCTGAGCTTGCCGTCTTCATCCGCATCGCCCTTGAAATCGGGGCTGACCGGATATGGGTCGGCCGGACGGTCATCGTCACCCGCAAAGCCGCTGTGGTTGTAGGGATACGCAGCGTCCGGGCTGATAAACCGGTGCGTGAGCAGATGCCCGCCGCAGTTCATCTGAATGCCGCGTTTCTTGAGGGCGGCCTTGTCGGGCACTTGGACGCACCAGTAGTTCATCCGGTTACGGGCCATCCAGTCAAAGAACTCCGGATCACCGCGATCTTCCCAGGCGTGAAACCCGCGCGAGACAAAAGCCGGTTTCTCTTTGATGTTCAAGGACCGGTCCAGACTGCGTAGCCGACGATCGGGGATCTCCTCGCCGATCTTGCCGGGTGACAGCCACCGGACACCCAGGTGATCGAGGAAGCGGTAGACGCCGTAGAGTGTGCCGATTCGTCGCTCACCGCCGATGTGCGTCGACCGCTCTGCGCTCCGGATGATGTAGCCTTCCGGTCCGAGGTCGCCGAAGTCTGCAGGCGGCAGCTTCACCGCCTTGTTTGTTTGCGGGTTGCCGAGCAGGATGATCTCGCCCTTTGCAGGCAAGTGATCGTCATCGACGATCCGGTAGTCTTCTTGCCCTTCCGGCCCGGCCATCATTCGCAGGTATCGTTGCAGTTCGAGGGCCGCGAAATTCTCCGTGCAGATGACGTCGTCGGCATCGTCTCCATCGTCCCACTTGACGTTGGCTTCGTCGTTGCCGGCTTGTTCGGCGGACTTGTATTCTCCGCGGTTGACCACGATGAAGGTAGTGGCGGGCGCGGCCGGGGCGGCAAAGCCGAGAAGGGCAAGTGTCACGGGCAGAGACCGCATGCGTGATGCTCCTGTGCTGCGAGACCACGGGTGAGAAATCCAGAATGACGAAATCCGGATGACGAATGAAGCCCGAATGATGAACGTCGAACACCGGCCTTGGGCAATTCGACATTCGGGTTTCGTCATTCCTTCGTCATTCGGATTTCGACATTCGTCATTCCTTGGCTGTTCAATTCGTCGCGACTACTGCGCGAGGACGGGGATCTCCGTCACCCGCAGGCGCGTATTGCCGTAGGGGATGAGTTCAACGTCAGCCAAAGGCTGGTCCGACGTCACCGGACTGACGGGCGGATCGTCGGCCGAGTTGTCCACCATGCCCCACTGGGGGATCAGCCGCCCCTTGGCCTTGAGGACCACAGGCGGGTTGCGCTGATCAAACGGCAACTTGCTGATCGAGCGTTTTTCGACGGCGATCGACTTTTCCGGATTCTCGCGATCGACCAGCAGGCCGTAGTTCCAGGGGGTCGTCGGCTCGATCGACCAGTCGATTGCCGGCAGCGTCTCGTGATGCCGCTTAATCTCCTTATACTGCTCGCCGATCTTGAGCGAGAAGTACAGCGGCCCCCGGAGGATCGAAACCGCGTTGTTGTAGCGAGTCTCGGTTCTCAGGTTCATCGGCAAGGTCACTTCAAGCATGTCGCCCTGTTTCCAGAGTCGATCGACAACGGCAAATGACCCCGGCCGCGTGTCGACGGTCTGTTCTGGAGTCTTGATCCGGGCGCCGGCAGCCCATGCCGGGATCCGCAGGTGTAGCGGGAACTTCGCGGGTTGCGGCGAATCCATGCGGATGCGGACCAAGCCGTCGAACGGGTAGTCCGTCAGCTCGACGAGCGTCACCTCGACCCCCTCGCCGACCTTCGCTTTCACGATGCTGGGGCCGTAGGCGATGACCGCAAGACCCTGGTCGTGCGTTGCCATCCACAGGTGAGCCACGAATTTTGGCCAGCCCTGGTGCATGTTCGCGGTACAGCAACCGAAGTTCGGTTCCAGCCCGTAGACGTTCGATGCGTCGCCGTTCGTACTCCAGCGGCGTTTGGCCACGCTGACCAGCACCTGGTTGGCCTGCTGGTCGTACTGATGGGCCCAGTAATCCGGTGTGCACGTGCCGGGATTGGCACTGTAGGCCAGCATTTCCAGGCGGTCGGCATAGTACACATCTCCCAGTTGGGCCGCGAGATTTTCCAGGGAGAACATGAACTCGACCACGGCGCATAGCTCGGTGCCTTGTGTCGGGCGTCGGCCGGAAAGATGTTCATCGCCGGCAAAGCGCCCGGTCACCTGCCCGTGGTATTTGTCGAGGCTGGCCAAGCCGGTTTTGACGGCTTCTACCAGTCTCGGGTCGTGAGCCTGAATGTACCGCATACCGGGGTGCTTGACGGCCATCGCAATGTTCACCACGTGGGTGGGGTGGCCGTACTTGACACCCATGGCCATGACGTCATCGGTGTACGGGAAGTTGAGAAAGTAGTCGGTCCACTTGAAGCTGTTGTTGTAGATCGAGTCGGCCACTTCCAGGATGGTCTTGTCGCCGGTGCGGTTGTAGAGCCAATAGGCCGTGATGATGTTTTCCATCGCCCGGACGCCACGCCACTCCTTGTCGGGCCAGTCTGGGGGGGCCGCCTTCAGGTAGTTGAAGTAGTTCTGCAGCAAGGGGATGACGCGCGGGTCGCCGGTGGCCTCCTGGTATTGGATCAACACCTTCATCGCCACCGCCAGGGGCCAGCGATCGGTGTTCTTCTCAGGGCCGAACCATCCGTCCGGTCTGGCCGAGGCGATGATCGGCTCGATCCACGACTTGACCTTGGCGATCAAACGCTGGTCGTTGAGCAGATACGCCAGGGGAACCAAACCGTCGAGGTAGTAAGGCCCTCGCTCCCAGGCTTCTGCATCCTTGTCCTTGCTGCCTCTCCAGGCGTTGTTGGCCAGGCTGGGCCAGAACTCATCGAGGCGGCCGGTCAATCCGTTGGCCTGGACAGTCAGTTGATCTTTGAGCCAACCTTCGGGCCTGACGGTTCCCAAGGGTAGGGGCACAAACTTGCTTTGAAGCAGCGGTTCACGGTTGACCGGATAGTGCTTGTTGGCCGGCTCGGCCGCCAGCCCGCTGGTCACCAGTAATACGATTACACACAGTCCAATCACCAACGATTGCATCATGGTCATTACTCCGTCACAGCGGGGGCAAGGAACACGCAAACGAAGATGACTATATACTGCCAACTGCGTCCCATTGCCATGTGTCATACGAGAGGCGCGTGGACGGGCAGTCCATCAGACAGGCGAAGCCGCCGCTCATAAATGGTTTCGCGGTAATGGTTAACGGGCCGAGCGGATCATGAGGGAGTGCTGACGGGGGCGTCGGCGCCGCTTGCTACACCTCCAGCTTCCATGGTGCCCGATACGGATACCGGAGCAGGTCGTCCAGATCGGTTCGGCCGACCGGTCGCTCGTTCTTGGCGTCCCAGATGATCGTGGACCTGCTCCGCAGGGCCAGGTTGCCCAAGTGGGCGGCGGTGCTGATCGCGTGGCCGAGTTCGAAATCCTCGACCGGGCGCTGCCGCGATCGCATGCAATCCAGGAAGTTGCGAACGTGCTGCGGACGGCCGGCCTCCGCGAATTTGCTCTCGTGCTTCTCGGCGGGGAGAGGTTCTTCCTCGGATGGCACCCGCTTGTCCTTCACCGCAGGCGCGACTTCCCAGCCGTAAGCCCCGACAGTCAGCGTTCCCTCGGTGCCGTAGAATGCGATGCCGTGCTCCTTGCCGTCGACGCCGCAGCCTGCGGTCATCTGGTGCTCCCATATCAGGGCAAAGCCGGGGTATTCGTACACGGCGAACTGCGTGTCGGGCGTATCGGAGATGTCGTCGTAGATGTACTTGCCTCCGGACGAGGAGACGCGCTCGGGCATCCCGACCTTCATGCCCCAGAGGGCGATGTTGATCAGATGCACGCCCCAGTCGGTCATCAGGCCGCCGGCGTAATCCCAGAACCAGCGGAAGCTGAAATGGAATCTTGCCGGGTTGAACGGCCGTTTGGGCGCCGGCCCGAGCCACATGTCATAATCGACACCGTCCGGGGCCTTGTCTTGGTCGGCCGGCTTCCCGACGCTGTGGACCCAGTTCAGATAGGCCCAGCAGCGGACCATGCGTATCTTACCCAGCTTGCCGGAATGAACGTACGCAATCGCCTCGGTGAAGTCCGGGTTGCTGCGCCACTGGGTGCCCATCTGCACCACGCGGTTGTACTTGCGGGCGGCATTCAGCATCGCCCGGCCCTCGCCGACGCTGGTGGCCAAGGGCTTCTCACAGTAGACGTCCTTGCCGGCCTGGCAAGCCATGATCGTCGGAATGGCGTGCCAGTGGTCGGGCGTGGCCACGACGACGGCGTCAACGTCCTTGCGGTCGATGACCGTGCGGAAGTCCTTCACCGTCTCGGGGGCCTTGCCGCGGGCTTTCTCGATCTCCTTGACGCCCTCGGCTAGCATCTTGTCGTCCACGTCGCAGATGATCGGGCACTCGACGTCGCCATATTTGAGAAAAGTCAGAATGTCGCCCCGGCCCATCCCGCCGCTGCCGATCAGGCCGACGCGGATCTTCTCGTTGGCCCCCAGCACGGACCGGGGGGCGGCCAATGATGACCAGACGGCCGAGCTGGCGGCCGCGGCCATGGAACTGTTGATAAAGTGACGACGAGTGATGCGGGACATGGAAGATCTCCTAAAAGAAGCTGTCAGCCGTCAGCTTTCAGCGGTCAGCTTGAGAACCAAGATTGCGATATCTGCCCGAATACCGTACTCGGCCGCCTGGACGACCGCAACAGCAGAACCTCAAGCCTCGGCGGGCGTAGCGCATCCGGCTCGCAGATGATCTCGCGTCCTTCTTCGGCTGATGGTTGAACAAGTTGGCTCGGGGCTCTTCTGCAGCGTCGAGGCATTCAGTGATTCAAGTCGAGTAGCGCGCATCGCCTTGTCGCGAAAGCCCTGTCTGTGGTATGAATGCATCCATGAGAGGCAAACAAATCATCAGCGTCCTCATTCCAGTTGTCTCACTCTGGCCCTGGATTGCCCTGGCCGAGTTTCCCGGCGAGCGGCCTTACCCGGGAATCACATACGTGCAGGAAACCCGTCAGGATCCGCCCATGCGCCTGTTTATTGCTCAGGTGGATTTGGCCGACCCGAAAGTGCGTGTCGATGTTGCCCCGGGCGGGCCTGACCCGGACGGGCCCGGCGAGTGGGAGACGACGCTGATGGTTCCAAGCAAGGTTGCGTCCCGCGAGCGATTCGACCTGGCGGTCAACGGCGATTTCTTCAGCATTCCCAAGCCCGCCAGCTCCGCAGCTCAGCCGTCATATCGCCCCGAGGTCTGGGCCAACGCGATCGGGCCGGCGGTGACGGACGGAAAGGCTTGGTCCGTTGCCGAGAAGAAGACGCCCTGCCTGATCGTTCGTAAGAACGGACGTGTTTCGATCGAGATGATCGACCGGCCACCGTCTGACGCGGCCGAGGTTGTCGCAGGCAACGTGATGCTGGTTGAGAACGGCAAGCCGGTGCGGCACGAGAGCAAAGCCAGACATCCCCGAACGGTTGTCGGTCTGGACAAGAAAAAAAACCGGTTAACCATCCTGGTGGTCGATGGTCGCCGGCCGGGCGCGTCGATCGGCATGAGCTACGAGGAACTCGCCAAGGAAATGATCCGCCTTGGCTGCCACACGGCGGTTAATCTCGACGGCGGCGGCAGTTCGGTCATGGTCATGCGCGATCCGGAAACCAACGAGTATAAGATCCTCAATAAACCCAGTGACGGGCGGGAAAGGCCGGTCGCCAACGTGCTGGGGATTACCGTCGGGAATGGGGAGAAGAAGTAGTCAGTTATCAGTTCTCAGTGATCAGTCGAGCGACTTGCGTCTTGCCTTGCCGACAGCTACATGCTGATGGCTGACCGCTCTCCTCAGTGCCCCGGCAACAACTCGATCAGTTGGTCGATTTCCTCGAGCGTGTTGTAAGCATGTGGGCTGGCGCGCAGACGGCCTTCACGGCAGGAAATGATGACGCGGTGTTGCTCCTGCAGACGCTTTCGGATCTCTCCATGGTCGTGGTGGTCTGAGACGAATGCGACGATGCTGCTGGCCTCACCGGGGAGTCTGGATGAAACCACCCGGTAGCCCTTGCCCCTCACGCCTTCGACCAGCCGATCGGTCAGCGCGAGCGCCCATTGGGCCACGACATCGATCCCTGCTTCGAGCCACATCTCAATCGACGCGCCCAGGCCGCAGATGCCCGCGAGATTGTAACTGCCGGTGTCGAACTTGCGGGCCGATCGCAGGAACTCAAAACGGTAGTTGCCGAAGTCTAGCGCGTCCTCCATGCACAACCAACCGGCAAAAACCGGCGTCAGCCTGTCAAGCAGTTCGCGCCGGCAGTAGAAGATGCCGCAACCCTCGGGCCCGCACAACCACTTGTGCCCGTCGGCCGAGAGGAAATCGATTTGCATCGCTCGAACATCGATCGGCAAGACTCCCAGGGCCTGGATCGCGTCCACGCAGAGAAGAACGTCTCGCTCACGGCAAACCTGCCCCAGGCGTGGCAGATCCATGCGAAATCCGCTGGCGTATTGGACGGCTGAGACGCTCACCACGCGCGTCCGCTCATCGATGGCCGCGATGACGTCCTCCGCCGGCACGCGTCCGTCGACCTCCTTCACCATTCGCAGATCGACGCCCTGCCTGCCGAGCCCCATCCATGGGTAAACGTTGGCCGGAAACTCCACCGCCGTGATCACGACGTTGTCTCCGGCCCGCCAGGGCAACCCGCCGGCCACCCAGCCGATGCCTTCGGTGGTGTTTTTCGTGAAGGTGACCTCATCGGGATCGGCACCGATCAAGGCGGCGGCGAGGGAGCGGGTTTGCTCGGCATTCATATAGAAATCCGCGCCGATCGTGGCCTGCCCGCAAGTATGTTCGATGTAGCGGCACATGGCCTGGGACGCCGGACTGCTGAGCGGGGCCACCGCCGCGGCGTTCAGAAAGTTGTACCTTCGCGTTATCGGAAACAGTTCTCGGAGTTGGCGCACATTCATTCGTTGGCAATCTCCCGTGCTTCCACCGTTATCGGCACGTCCGATCATCTCTTGACGGCCAAGACCGATAGGTAAAGGTTCCCTGAAAACAAGGAAAGCAACATCATATCAGACGTCCTGTTTCTCCGCTCGCGCCAATTTGCCTGAATTGCCTGTCTTCTTTGCCCGGTGGGGCAACTGAATCGTAAGTTTTCCCTGCGAGCAAGTTGCTCACGGGGAAAGCGAGCCACCTCCGCACCGCGGCGGGTCTGGCCGCGGAACCAAAGAGTGCTTTGACGACAGCTTTCGCACGTTGCAAGGGGGGACAACCGTGTCGCGCTCTGCCTCATTCATTCGGATCGCCATACTCTCATCCGTCGTGCCGGCATGCCTGGTCGGATGCCTGCCACTTGATTTCAGCGGCTGGGGAGATCAAGTTCTGTCATTCCCCGCACCACAACCGCTTTCCGGACCGCAAATCAATGAGGTCGAACCCAACGACGACATGGCTGCGGCCAATGCAGTTGTTTTCGATGGCCAGGTGACGCTGGTCGGAAGCATAGCGGCCAAGGGCAGCTTCGACTTCGACGTCTTTGCGCTTGGACCGGTGAACGCCGGTGACCGGGTGGTTGCCGAGCTCGCTGCCAGCGCCGGCAGTGACGTCGTGCTCGGGCTGTTTGACGGCGGCTTCAACCTGCTGGGCTACGTGGATTACTCGCGGGGAACCGCGGCTCCCGGACGCATCGACCTGGTTCTGCGCGACTCGGTCGACACGCTTTATGCCATCGCCGGCACGCGTTCCTTATCGGAAGCGACCCGACTGTACAATGTCGGCATCAGTGTCACACCGAACGTGGGTGTTCCGCAGCCCAATCCGCAGATGGTAGTGCTGAACTTCATCGGGGCCTCCGGAGTTCGAATCGGACGCCAGGCACCGGTCAACGTGCCGCCGTTTGATGTGGCCACCATTGATTCGCGCTTCGCCGGAAAGACCCAGGAGGTCATCCAGTCCATCCTGCAAATGGTCCGCGAGGACTATGCAGGCCTCAACGTCGTCTTCTACCTGGCCGGTGATCCGAACATCCCGGCCGGCGACCTGACCGTTATTCACTTTGGCACCTACAGCGACCGCTATCTCGGGCTGGCCGACAACGTCGATCCGTTCAATCGAGACAGCACGCAAAACGCGATCATTTACACTGACACGTTCTCGCTGTTCAGCACCTTGTGGCCGACGCAGGAGCAGATTGCCCAGGTATTGGCGAACGTGGCCAGTCACGAACTCGGCCATCTCCTTGGCCTGCGGCACACTGCTGACATTCAGGACCTGATGGACATCACCGCGAGCGCCCGGCAAATGCTTAGCGACCAGTGGCACAAGGTGGCCGATCTGCATCCCTCGATCATGGCGATCGGATACCAGGATGCCGCCACGATGCTGTCTTGGTGCGTGGGCGGCACACCGCCGGCACCTCCTGCGAACTTGTCGGCCAAGACACAACGGATGGCCAAAACGGCCTACGACCCGGACGATTTCTACATTCCACGAGGGTGGCTGGCAGAGAACTCCGCTGAGGCTGATGAAGCCGTCGAGGATCCGGCCGAGGAGTAGCTGACCAAAGCCGGCGGCTGCCCGGGGGGTCAACTCTTCATGCAGCTTGGATCAACCGATACGCCCCTGCCGCTGATGCACTGCCGGAACAGGGCAAAGTCGCTTTCGTCCACGTCGTTGTCGCCGTCGAACTTGGCGTTCTGGCATCTGGGCTCGTTTTGCGACGTGCCGGACCCGGACAGACATGACTGAAAGTGTCCGAAATCCTCCTGATCGACGTCGCCGTCTTGGTCGAAATCGGCCTGGACCGGCCTCGGCCCCTCGACAGTCAGCGATGCCGCGTTGGACGCTGCGCTGCCCTCCGAATTGCTCACGACACAGCGGTAGAAGCCGACGTCCGACCCATCCGCGTTCGACACAGTCAGCAGAGCAGTCGTGACGCCTGAGCAATGGCCTGCCTCGGCCAAGTCAATCAAATCCTTCTGCCACTGGTAACTTACGGGCGGAAAGCCGCTTGCGGTCACGCTGAACACGGCGGTCTCACCCAAGTAGACGGTTTGCGAAACGGGGTGTTGGCTGATCACCGGTGGTTCGACCACCGGACCGATGGTCACGTTGTCCACGAGGGTCTTGGCTCCGCTGATGCTACTCCGGTAATTGTAAATGAACGGCCGGCCCTTCAACAGCGAGCTATCATGGATCGGGGTCGCGGTCAACAGTTGGTCGTCGACCCAAACGCTCAGTTCCTGTCCCTCCATGGAAAGCCGCATCTTGTGCCAGCCGGCTACGTCCGGGTAGGTCCAGTTTGCCAGCACGGTTTCGATTTCGTTCTGCCGCCTTATAAGCACACAGTGGCCGTCGGCCGCCAGGTTGTCATTGCGCACAAATGCGAGCGCGTAGTAGCTACGCTCGGCCGCGGAGAAGAACAGGCGGCCGCGCAGGCCAACGCCGAACCGGTTCTTCACGGATGTGCTGTTGTCGTAGTATACCTGGGCTTCAATGCTCTGATTGGTGAGCGCCTCATCGGCCAGCATCGGGTAGGCGTACTGGTGGCCGCTGGTGTCAGCGACCTCGAATACATATCCATCCCCGCTCGGGTTGCCGGGACGGGCAACGAGCCCGCACTGACTCCCGAAGTTCCACGGGGCGATCCAGTTCAGTTGTGGGCCGGCGGCCGGAAAGGCATCCTGCCAGGGCATCGCGATGGCCGGCTTGTCGATCTGGAAACCGTCCAGAACGGTCCCATCTGAGGTCTTGAGGCACCGGCCAAGCAGGCGGCTGCCCTGGATATCGAGGCGTGTGAAGCAGTAATACTGGTCCGCGTACGCCCGAACGTAGGGCTGGCTGTCATCGGCATGCTTCGTCGACCACGGCTGGCCACCGGTACCCTGATCGATGTAGCACACGCCGTTGACGACGTTGCGCTGATAGTTGTGGTAGTGGCCGTGCAGATAAAGATCGACACCGTGCTGCTCGAAAAGCGGTACCAGGCTGGTTCGCATCGTCGTGCTGCCGTTCGAGCCTCCGTCCTCGCTGACGTACGGGCCGTTGTGCCCGAAGACGATCTTCCATGGCTGGGTGGTACCGGTGAGGTCGCCGGCCAGCCAGTTGCTTTGCGCCGAACCCACACCGTAGGAGGACCAGAACGTGTCGATGCTCGCGAAATGCACATGGGCTTTGTCGAACGAGTAGTAGAATTCGGTGCCCGAACTAGCCTTTGGGAGCGACCAATTGGCCAGGTACCGGGCGGGATACACGTAGGTGGCCGTTTCATCGTACAGCTCGTGATTTCCAATGGCTGTATACATGCAAATGTGTTTGATGAAGCCGGCCGCCGGCGTGAAGAAGTGCGATTGCCAGTAGTCGGTGATGTTGTCCTCACCGCGACCTGCCAGATCACCGAGAGTCAAGCAGAACCCGTTAGGCGATTGCGACAGCATTGCATTATAGGTTGCCGCGCAGTTGCTCGGGGCGCTGCACGAATCCCCCACAAAACTGAACGAGACAGCCGAGGCACCGGGCGGCGGGGCGGTCCTGAAAGTGGCATCACCGCTGAGGGGCGTGCCGTCGCTGCGAGCGCGGTAGTGGTAGAGCGTGTCCGGGGACAGGCCCGTCACCGCGATTTCGTGATAGGTGCCGGGCTGAGTTGATTGGGCAAGATTACCGTAGCTCGCGGTCAAGCCCCACTCGACTTCGCCGGTGCAGGTGCTATCCGTGAACCACACCACGCTGACCGAGTCCGGGGTCTGGAGTTGAAGATAGGGCCCACGAGTGATTTGCACGCCCCACGCCGGCAGCGCCGCCCAGGCGCACAATACGGCGAAGGTAATCAGAAGTCGCCGCCCTATCCTTTTTTGGGGAGCCATTTGGACTGACCTCGCCTGATTGGCTGGCCCGGCCGGACCGCCGGGTCGCACATGACCATTGTACAGCATAACTCCCCCCGGTGATCGCGCCTTCCGTGTTCTTCTCGGGGCAGTTCCGTGCGCAGTCCGCGGCGAATCATCTTGAGTCAGAGATCGTTCTTGCTCTCTCGGCCGTGATGGTCTCAGTGGCCTGGGCGCGCAAAGCGCGGATTGTCATGTCCCCAACCCGGCGGGTTCCCTCAGAATCGGATCTGGCTGGCATGGGTTATATCGAGATCCGGAGGCCCGATATCCGCGGCCCCCATGTCGGCCCATCCGGGGAGAATCGGCAAGATAGCTCTCGTCTGGTTGCCTCCTCGCCCTCGGCCGGTTAAACTGCACGGAGAACGCATGTCGCAGGAAGGGCTCGTGGGTGCTCAGGGTCGAGCGGTCAAAACCGGCGGGCGGTCGGTTACGTAATATCAGCGCATCGTTTGGGGACATGCCCGTCGCAACGGAAGTGAGGTCGCCATATGCCAAGCGGAAGTCGTACAGGTCAGCCACCAAGCTCTCCCGTTCATGATTCGAGTGCGCCGACGTATATGCCGCCGGCGGGAGGGGGCAGTCCTCCGTCCAGTCAGTCTTCATCGGTTGAATCGCCAGGACAAAAGGCCCCGACCGTCGGCCCCGGTGGGGGGCTGGTCGACCTCCACATCACCGAGCAGAATGCCCGGGAGGTCATGGACCGTCTGCTGAGAGGCATGGGGCAATCCAGCGGTGAGGGTGGCCAGGCGCATGCTCGT comes from Phycisphaerae bacterium and encodes:
- a CDS encoding DUF4838 domain-containing protein, whose protein sequence is MRSLPVTLALLGFAAPAAPATTFIVVNRGEYKSAEQAGNDEANVKWDDGDDADDVICTENFAALELQRYLRMMAGPEGQEDYRIVDDDHLPAKGEIILLGNPQTNKAVKLPPADFGDLGPEGYIIRSAERSTHIGGERRIGTLYGVYRFLDHLGVRWLSPGKIGEEIPDRRLRSLDRSLNIKEKPAFVSRGFHAWEDRGDPEFFDWMARNRMNYWCVQVPDKAALKKRGIQMNCGGHLLTHRFISPDAAYPYNHSGFAGDDDRPADPYPVSPDFKGDADEDGKLSYSEAHPEWYGFIGGKRSFRIRDDFGDNFCTSNHHACDEFFKNLVKDLIDGEWKDADSINFWTLDAGKWCQCDSCKTLGTPTDRNLLLVHRLRQETERATQENRLHRNIRIYFLAYSDVIEPPTRPLPDDFDYENCIATFFPIRRCYVHRFDDPACTEFNRSYMNHFINWFVNPDRHYRGQIFIGEYYNVSRYKCLPIVFERTMSVDIPYYFEQGARHMHYMHCTTRDWGTRTLTNWQFARMLWDPKLDSKALLDDYFAHRYGPAAGKLRELYGILDTALCNATPLKYHLVDRLNRDNKELFPTRHLKHEAARFDADDGPDLVEMVASIDKCVKLMEEVQSQQWPERVRSRIMEDAGPIRYAADTLHFFDALVRARRLVQAGRRDKAKTLLPEMKRLAKALEADTTSMKWSSSHASAANGLEASLVRKAYEQMVSELTEDPR
- a CDS encoding glycoside hydrolase family 127 protein → MMQSLVIGLCVIVLLVTSGLAAEPANKHYPVNREPLLQSKFVPLPLGTVRPEGWLKDQLTVQANGLTGRLDEFWPSLANNAWRGSKDKDAEAWERGPYYLDGLVPLAYLLNDQRLIAKVKSWIEPIIASARPDGWFGPEKNTDRWPLAVAMKVLIQYQEATGDPRVIPLLQNYFNYLKAAPPDWPDKEWRGVRAMENIITAYWLYNRTGDKTILEVADSIYNNSFKWTDYFLNFPYTDDVMAMGVKYGHPTHVVNIAMAVKHPGMRYIQAHDPRLVEAVKTGLASLDKYHGQVTGRFAGDEHLSGRRPTQGTELCAVVEFMFSLENLAAQLGDVYYADRLEMLAYSANPGTCTPDYWAHQYDQQANQVLVSVAKRRWSTNGDASNVYGLEPNFGCCTANMHQGWPKFVAHLWMATHDQGLAVIAYGPSIVKAKVGEGVEVTLVELTDYPFDGLVRIRMDSPQPAKFPLHLRIPAWAAGARIKTPEQTVDTRPGSFAVVDRLWKQGDMLEVTLPMNLRTETRYNNAVSILRGPLYFSLKIGEQYKEIKRHHETLPAIDWSIEPTTPWNYGLLVDRENPEKSIAVEKRSISKLPFDQRNPPVVLKAKGRLIPQWGMVDNSADDPPVSPVTSDQPLADVELIPYGNTRLRVTEIPVLAQ
- a CDS encoding phosphodiester glycosidase family protein, translating into MRGKQIISVLIPVVSLWPWIALAEFPGERPYPGITYVQETRQDPPMRLFIAQVDLADPKVRVDVAPGGPDPDGPGEWETTLMVPSKVASRERFDLAVNGDFFSIPKPASSAAQPSYRPEVWANAIGPAVTDGKAWSVAEKKTPCLIVRKNGRVSIEMIDRPPSDAAEVVAGNVMLVENGKPVRHESKARHPRTVVGLDKKKNRLTILVVDGRRPGASIGMSYEELAKEMIRLGCHTAVNLDGGGSSVMVMRDPETNEYKILNKPSDGRERPVANVLGITVGNGEKK
- a CDS encoding Gfo/Idh/MocA family oxidoreductase, yielding MSRITRRHFINSSMAAAASSAVWSSLAAPRSVLGANEKIRVGLIGSGGMGRGDILTFLKYGDVECPIICDVDDKMLAEGVKEIEKARGKAPETVKDFRTVIDRKDVDAVVVATPDHWHAIPTIMACQAGKDVYCEKPLATSVGEGRAMLNAARKYNRVVQMGTQWRSNPDFTEAIAYVHSGKLGKIRMVRCWAYLNWVHSVGKPADQDKAPDGVDYDMWLGPAPKRPFNPARFHFSFRWFWDYAGGLMTDWGVHLINIALWGMKVGMPERVSSSGGKYIYDDISDTPDTQFAVYEYPGFALIWEHQMTAGCGVDGKEHGIAFYGTEGTLTVGAYGWEVAPAVKDKRVPSEEEPLPAEKHESKFAEAGRPQHVRNFLDCMRSRQRPVEDFELGHAISTAAHLGNLALRSRSTIIWDAKNERPVGRTDLDDLLRYPYRAPWKLEV